One window of the Candidatus Saccharibacteria bacterium genome contains the following:
- a CDS encoding right-handed parallel beta-helix repeat-containing protein gives MHRQGKKLVLFRRTLKRIPLRGFVVSVYRSWQNVQAIAQPIRTILVFTLLLLPLFFLTRGGVGVPHAYAATSDNLNFQARLETAAGAIAPDGYYNIQFKLYDALSGGALLWTETYYDSNGGTAGNDNRVRVANGYVTVNLGSQTAFPGTMPWDQQLYLTMNVGGTTQTATPTWDGEMSPRLKLTAVPYAFNAKTASQLLTTSGALNSTLSIQAPTGGNQIFQVPDQGAGGTYTLLTGSAANASYIQNQTATDQSASFRISGSGQVNTFLANTTVTVGSASTQGQMVLHAGNGFTTTLKAGASAANRTITFPISNGSNGDCVLTDGAGQLSFGSCAGGGSGVTSVGTIDSQSKSNDGAVISGTSIYMQTAQVDKPGLVGTAAQTFAGNKTFQDGLTLASANTAYDRILIAAANVGAARFDGTITNADLTAARTYTLPDASGTLAVSASGNIALSAAGNITFTGTLPIANGGTNNNGAIGGAGSVVYSDGTKYVYSGTTVSAGQCLQSGTGGTGQPTWGACGGAPSGSAGGDLSGTYPNPTVAKINGQTVTYTSLATNNLLVYNGTNWVNAATAGDVTGTVSGNTLTYAIGTGKVTSTMILDGTIATGDISTGGVTSTNILDGTVSGTDIGSATVTNANLVNSSLTVTAGTNLSGGGSVALGGSTTVSVVNNPTFSGLITANGGLLVGANQLLTNNGATLNGTLALGDLAAGAIGTAAATVDIYTAASIAPTVAARTYTIPDPTSTTAGRMFYITNASTTNNFTISMNAGALTSVVNPTSAVTLIWNGADWTIAGSGTLSGANTSLSNLSAVNLGTTALNSTSNNLNITTTTSGNIVLNSAGTIELQDNTNVTGNISATGTVSGSNLTGTNTGDVTVSGQNYLSLTGQAITANQINLTTNVTGTLPIANGGTNATTAQGAINNLSGLTTNGDLLYHNGTNSTRLARGTNGQCLTSNATTIQWGSCGITAEADTLATVTGRGATTTTASSFQGGATIRTLTVDTATATDDLISVAVTTGGAGRFTGTITNADLTANRTWTFPDVSGTVITTGNTTSITSVGTIATGTWQGTAVGAAYGGTGITSYTTGDLIYASGATTLSKLAAVASGSCLISNGVGVAPSWGSCGISAEADTLQTVTNRGATTTVASSFTGGATIRGITVDTATGTQDRILISAAAVGAARFDGTITNADLTAARIYTLPDASGTLAVSASGNIALSAAGNITFTGTLPIANGGTNNNGAIGGAGSVVYSDGTKYVYSGTTVSAGQCLQSGTGGTGQPTWGACGGAPSGSAGGDLSGTYPNPTVAKINGQTVTYTSLATNNLLVYNGTNWANAATAGDVTGTVSGNTLTYAIGTGKVTSTMILDGTIATGDISTGGVTSTNILDGTVSGTDIGSATVTNANLVNSSLTVTAGTNLSGGGSVALGGSTTVSVVNNPTFSGLITANGGLLVGANQLLTNNGATLNGTLALGDLAAGAIGTAAATVDIYTAASIAPTVAARTYTIPDPTSTTAGRMFYITNASTTNNFTISMNAGALTSVVNPTSAVTLIWNGADWTIAGSGTLSGANTSLSNLASTNINTALNTTAGNLTLQTTTSGNININPAATGVINLQNNTVLAAGKSITITGGNTASRPASPTDGMLYYDTDTKQLLVYNATLTKWQADKSEAILVAASNSSASDKAAADYLGDGNTGAAADGDQVQINQALTAATGKKVVLLAGTYTIDSSISVPNNTTLSGIGQGTLITIPNALNVNFSAIINTDQTTGTNVTLRDLKLDGNKANQSGFVGMAGIDFFNMGGGSGASARQGARISNVQANNWYASGGSNCQNGNGICLRSSSNNVLTSNTTQGNSVNGIYLGSSSYNTLTGNVAQGNANYGISVSSSSSYNTLTGNVAQGNTNYGIFLSTSSNNTITGNTAQGNNYGLTISSSSNNNTITGNTAQGNNYGLTISSSSNNTLTGNTAQGNSIQGIELSSSNNNTLTGNTIYGNSNYGIYITTSSNNTVGANKFHDNNGATANNAIYINNSSSNTITSNDITDTSCTGTCYAISIIDSGSTNNYLASNTFSGTAANTATINDAGTGTRYSNQMDGAGNLINKGMGALTVGTSTVSGTLSLQGGLTAAALPTPSAPTITTGGTAGSTTYSYTITALDGVGETIASSAGSTATGNATLTAGNYTIITWNSISGATSYKVYRTVGGATQGLITTVTTKLGATQTTNDTGLAASGSSPTTNTTGSATFTGTIQGGSSLTLGTASTTNGTLVLRNSTNANTVTLQTGTTSSSYSLVLPTAVGTTGQCLSTTVAGSTSTLGWSGCAPATGGAGYIQNATTTQTSANFNIQSTAVGSVTAVVKQLGSQTADLLQFQNSSATATIKINTDGNLLAGGVATATTGTTEATARTNVTAITLTTDAFSVNDVIFFNNAGQDYYTRVTVDNANGTYTVSPAVSYDASITVTKYTIQNIGATTTDYTTQGNRFFQGYFTGGVVTGAGSTIYSDGVISASPGLTIKNPSDTTTAFQVQNGSGTNVLNINTSGNIITVGAVDATATVLVLDTKNTSGDPTCTNGGMYYNSNANQFRFCQNGTWVGMQAGVDVQVYSTVGANTWTKPSGVSAVLVIMCGGGGGGSGGQNIGLAAGGGGGGGAHVERMFVAADLTATVTATVGSSGSAGTAGSGAGGAGGASTFGGYAFAGGGTGGNTSGVGGGGGSTISGQTATSNADALGGQGASNGTPGYNAEYGGGGGGNKAGAGANGGTGGSAGYGAGGGGGGTTSGFVGGSGGKSGSYTAGGGGAGGTNAPGTAGSTATSAACGSGGGGGSSNGNAGGAGGAGGGGGGGGGAHSYGAGGAGGAGGVGKIWVISW, from the coding sequence ATGCATAGACAGGGCAAAAAACTCGTACTGTTCCGGCGCACCCTGAAGCGTATACCGCTCAGGGGATTTGTCGTGTCAGTGTACCGCTCGTGGCAGAATGTACAGGCTATCGCTCAGCCCATCCGTACAATTTTGGTGTTCACCTTGCTCCTCCTCCCCCTGTTTTTCCTCACGCGCGGGGGCGTAGGCGTGCCACACGCGTATGCCGCCACCAGTGACAACCTAAACTTCCAGGCTCGTCTGGAAACAGCTGCTGGTGCCATTGCCCCAGACGGCTACTACAACATCCAGTTCAAGCTCTACGATGCCCTGAGTGGTGGTGCTCTCCTCTGGACTGAAACCTACTACGACAGCAATGGTGGTACAGCAGGTAACGACAACCGTGTCCGAGTAGCCAATGGCTACGTTACCGTTAACCTTGGCTCCCAAACAGCTTTCCCCGGTACGATGCCCTGGGACCAACAGCTCTACCTCACCATGAACGTTGGTGGTACCACCCAAACCGCTACTCCCACCTGGGACGGAGAGATGTCCCCAAGACTCAAGCTCACCGCAGTACCCTATGCGTTTAATGCTAAGACGGCGAGTCAGCTACTGACCACATCAGGAGCACTCAACTCAACCCTTAGCATCCAAGCACCAACCGGTGGCAACCAGATATTCCAGGTTCCTGACCAAGGAGCTGGGGGGACGTATACGCTATTGACTGGTTCGGCGGCAAACGCTAGCTATATCCAGAACCAAACTGCCACTGACCAAAGTGCCAGTTTTCGCATATCAGGGAGTGGTCAAGTAAACACGTTCCTAGCAAACACAACAGTGACGGTCGGTAGCGCCAGTACCCAAGGGCAGATGGTGTTGCATGCTGGCAATGGCTTTACGACCACTCTCAAAGCAGGTGCTTCTGCCGCAAACCGAACCATTACATTCCCGATTTCGAATGGCAGCAACGGTGATTGTGTTCTCACTGACGGTGCAGGGCAGCTGAGTTTCGGGAGTTGTGCTGGCGGTGGTTCTGGGGTAACATCTGTCGGTACCATTGACTCGCAGTCAAAGTCAAACGATGGCGCTGTCATAAGTGGTACGTCTATATATATGCAAACCGCCCAGGTTGACAAACCCGGGCTTGTCGGTACGGCCGCTCAGACATTTGCTGGAAATAAAACATTTCAAGATGGCCTGACACTTGCATCGGCCAATACGGCGTATGATCGTATATTAATAGCGGCTGCAAATGTTGGCGCTGCCCGCTTCGACGGTACCATCACCAACGCTGACCTCACCGCTGCCCGAACCTACACCCTGCCTGACGCTTCTGGTACGCTCGCCGTCAGTGCTTCTGGTAACATTGCTCTGTCTGCTGCTGGTAACATTACCTTCACCGGCACTCTTCCCATAGCCAACGGTGGTACGAACAACAATGGTGCCATTGGCGGAGCAGGCAGTGTTGTCTACAGCGATGGTACAAAGTATGTCTACAGTGGCACTACAGTTAGTGCTGGCCAATGTCTCCAGAGCGGTACGGGCGGTACCGGTCAACCGACCTGGGGAGCCTGTGGCGGTGCACCGAGTGGTAGCGCTGGTGGCGATCTTTCTGGCACGTATCCAAACCCAACAGTTGCAAAGATAAACGGTCAGACGGTAACCTACACCTCACTCGCTACCAACAACCTGCTTGTCTACAACGGTACGAACTGGGTCAATGCTGCCACGGCTGGTGACGTTACTGGTACCGTCAGTGGCAATACCCTAACCTACGCCATTGGCACTGGTAAGGTTACCTCTACCATGATCCTTGATGGCACTATTGCCACCGGGGACATTAGCACGGGTGGTGTGACCAGCACCAACATCCTTGATGGCACTGTCTCTGGTACAGACATTGGCTCTGCAACCGTTACCAATGCTAACCTTGTGAACTCTAGTCTTACCGTCACCGCCGGTACAAACCTCAGTGGTGGTGGCAGTGTTGCACTTGGTGGCAGCACAACTGTAAGCGTCGTCAACAACCCAACCTTCTCTGGCCTTATTACTGCCAACGGTGGTCTCCTGGTTGGCGCCAACCAACTTCTCACTAACAACGGTGCTACGCTCAATGGCACTCTGGCTCTGGGTGACCTCGCAGCCGGTGCCATTGGTACCGCCGCTGCTACGGTCGACATATATACCGCGGCCTCAATCGCTCCAACAGTTGCTGCCCGCACCTACACTATCCCAGACCCAACCTCTACGACCGCTGGCCGTATGTTCTACATCACCAATGCGAGCACAACCAACAACTTCACTATCTCAATGAATGCCGGTGCTCTCACTAGCGTCGTGAACCCAACCAGCGCTGTTACCCTCATCTGGAACGGTGCTGACTGGACAATTGCCGGCTCGGGCACTCTGAGCGGTGCCAACACCAGCTTAAGCAATCTCTCAGCCGTCAACCTTGGCACCACCGCCCTGAACAGCACCAGCAACAACCTGAACATTACTACTACCACTAGTGGGAACATAGTCCTCAACAGTGCTGGCACCATAGAGTTGCAAGATAACACGAACGTCACTGGCAATATTTCTGCCACAGGTACAGTCAGTGGCAGTAATCTTACGGGTACCAACACCGGCGATGTCACCGTCAGCGGTCAGAACTACCTCAGTCTCACGGGGCAGGCTATTACCGCCAACCAGATTAACCTGACTACAAACGTCACCGGCACTCTCCCCATAGCCAATGGTGGTACGAACGCCACCACCGCCCAAGGTGCCATAAACAATCTCTCAGGCCTGACCACCAACGGTGACCTCCTCTACCACAATGGTACCAACAGTACTCGTCTCGCCCGAGGAACCAATGGTCAGTGTCTGACCAGCAATGCCACCACCATCCAGTGGGGTTCTTGTGGTATTACGGCGGAGGCAGATACTCTCGCCACTGTCACTGGCCGTGGTGCTACTACCACAACAGCTTCTTCCTTCCAGGGTGGAGCTACTATCCGTACCCTGACGGTAGACACCGCCACTGCCACCGACGACCTTATATCTGTCGCCGTTACCACCGGCGGGGCAGGCCGCTTCACTGGTACCATTACCAACGCTGACCTGACTGCCAACCGTACCTGGACCTTCCCCGATGTCTCCGGTACTGTTATTACCACCGGTAACACAACCAGTATTACCAGTGTCGGTACCATTGCCACCGGTACCTGGCAGGGAACTGCCGTTGGCGCAGCTTACGGTGGTACTGGTATTACCAGCTACACCACCGGTGACCTTATCTACGCCTCTGGTGCGACTACTCTCAGTAAGCTTGCCGCTGTCGCTTCTGGTTCCTGCCTCATATCTAATGGTGTCGGTGTGGCACCAAGTTGGGGCAGCTGTGGTATTAGTGCTGAAGCAGATACCCTGCAGACGGTGACCAACCGTGGTGCGACTACAACAGTTGCTTCTTCCTTCACGGGTGGTGCTACCATCCGCGGTATTACTGTAGATACCGCCACTGGTACCCAAGACCGTATCCTCATATCTGCCGCTGCGGTTGGCGCTGCCCGCTTCGACGGTACCATCACCAACGCTGACCTCACCGCCGCCCGAATCTACACCCTGCCTGACGCTTCTGGTACGCTAGCCGTCAGTGCTTCTGGTAACATTGCTCTGTCTGCTGCAGGTAACATTACCTTCACTGGCACTCTTCCCATAGCCAATGGTGGTACCAACAACAATGGTGCCATTGGCGGAGCAGGCAGTGTTGTCTACAGTGATGGTACAAAGTATGTCTACAGTGGCACTACAGTTAGTGCTGGCCAATGTCTCCAGAGCGGTACGGGCGGTACCGGTCAACCGACCTGGGGAGCCTGTGGCGGTGCACCGAGTGGTAGCGCTGGTGGCGATCTTTCTGGCACGTATCCAAACCCAACAGTTGCAAAGATAAACGGTCAGACGGTAACCTACACCTCGCTCGCTACCAACAACCTGCTTGTCTACAACGGTACGAACTGGGCCAATGCTGCCACGGCTGGTGACGTTACTGGTACCGTCAGTGGCAATACCCTAACCTACGCCATTGGCACTGGTAAGGTTACCTCTACCATGATTCTTGATGGCACTATTGCCACCGGGGACATTAGCACAGGTGGTGTGACCAGCACCAACATCCTTGATGGCACTGTCTCTGGTACAGACATTGGCTCTGCAACCGTTACCAATGCTAACCTTGTGAACTCTAGTCTTACCGTCACCGCCGGTACAAACCTCAGTGGTGGTGGCAGTGTTGCACTTGGTGGCAGCACAACTGTAAGCGTCGTCAACAACCCAACCTTCTCTGGCCTTATTACTGCCAACGGTGGTCTCCTGGTTGGCGCCAACCAACTTCTCACTAACAACGGTGCTACGCTCAATGGCACCCTGGCTCTGGGTGACCTCGCAGCCGGTGCCATTGGTACCGCCGCTGCTACGGTCGACATATATACCGCTGCCTCAATCGCTCCAACGGTTGCTGCCCGCACCTACACTATCCCAGACCCAACCTCTACGACCGCTGGCCGTATGTTCTACATCACCAATGCGAGCACAACCAACAACTTCACTATCTCAATGAATGCTGGTGCTCTTACTAGCGTCGTGAACCCAACCAGTGCTGTTACCCTCATCTGGAACGGTGCCGACTGGACAATTGCCGGCTCTGGAACCCTGAGCGGTGCCAACACCAGCTTAAGCAACCTTGCCAGTACTAACATAAACACCGCTCTCAATACCACCGCCGGTAATCTCACGCTTCAGACCACCACCAGCGGTAACATAAACATTAACCCAGCCGCCACAGGCGTCATCAATCTGCAGAACAATACCGTCCTGGCTGCGGGCAAGAGCATCACCATCACCGGCGGTAACACCGCCTCCCGTCCTGCGAGCCCCACCGACGGCATGCTCTACTACGACACCGACACCAAACAACTCTTGGTCTACAACGCTACTCTCACCAAATGGCAAGCTGACAAGAGTGAAGCTATCCTTGTGGCTGCCAGTAACAGTTCTGCCTCAGACAAAGCAGCTGCTGACTACCTGGGTGATGGTAACACTGGTGCAGCGGCTGACGGGGACCAAGTCCAGATCAACCAAGCCCTCACTGCTGCCACCGGCAAGAAAGTTGTCCTCCTGGCCGGTACCTACACCATCGACTCCAGCATCTCAGTTCCGAACAACACAACCCTCAGTGGTATAGGGCAAGGCACCCTCATCACTATTCCGAACGCATTGAATGTGAACTTCAGTGCCATCATAAACACCGACCAAACTACGGGGACTAACGTCACCCTAAGAGACTTAAAGCTTGATGGCAATAAAGCCAACCAAAGCGGCTTTGTTGGTATGGCTGGTATTGACTTCTTTAACATGGGTGGCGGCAGTGGAGCCAGTGCTCGCCAAGGTGCACGCATATCTAACGTGCAGGCGAATAACTGGTATGCCTCGGGTGGGTCAAATTGTCAGAATGGAAATGGTATCTGTCTCCGCTCCTCCTCTAACAATGTTCTTACGAGCAATACAACACAAGGGAATTCTGTCAACGGTATTTACCTCGGCTCCTCCAGCTATAACACCCTCACTGGCAATGTTGCTCAAGGGAATGCCAATTATGGTATCTCCGTCAGCTCCTCCTCCAGCTATAACACCCTCACTGGCAATGTTGCTCAAGGGAATACCAATTATGGTATCTTCCTCAGTACCTCCTCAAATAATACCATCACCGGTAACACTGCGCAGGGGAATAACTACGGTCTCACCATCTCCTCCTCCTCCAACAACAACACCATCACCGGTAACACTGCGCAGGGGAATAACTACGGTCTCACCATCTCCTCCTCCTCCAACAACACCCTCACCGGTAACACTGCGCAGGGGAATAGCATCCAAGGTATAGAATTGTCATCTTCCAACAACAACACCCTTACAGGCAACACCATATATGGAAATTCTAACTACGGCATCTACATCACCACCTCATCAAATAATACCGTTGGTGCCAACAAATTCCATGACAATAATGGCGCTACGGCGAACAACGCTATCTACATAAACAACTCATCCTCCAACACCATCACCAGCAACGACATCACTGACACCAGCTGTACCGGTACCTGCTACGCCATCAGCATCATCGACTCCGGCTCTACGAACAACTACCTCGCCTCCAACACCTTCTCCGGTACGGCTGCCAACACCGCCACCATCAACGACGCTGGTACCGGCACCCGCTACTCTAACCAAATGGACGGCGCAGGTAACCTCATCAACAAAGGCATGGGTGCTTTGACCGTTGGTACCTCGACCGTCTCTGGCACTCTCAGTCTCCAAGGTGGTTTGACTGCAGCAGCACTCCCAACTCCTTCCGCTCCCACCATTACGACTGGTGGTACAGCTGGTAGTACAACCTACAGCTACACTATCACGGCTCTCGATGGCGTCGGCGAGACTATTGCCTCATCTGCTGGCTCTACCGCTACTGGTAACGCAACCCTGACTGCTGGTAACTATACCATCATCACCTGGAACAGTATCTCAGGTGCCACCAGCTACAAAGTCTACCGTACGGTTGGTGGTGCGACGCAAGGTCTCATAACCACCGTCACCACCAAACTCGGTGCCACTCAAACAACCAATGACACTGGCCTAGCTGCCTCTGGTTCATCACCAACCACCAACACCACTGGTTCAGCTACCTTTACCGGTACTATACAGGGTGGTAGTTCACTCACTCTTGGTACCGCCAGTACCACTAACGGCACCCTTGTGCTCAGGAACTCTACCAACGCCAACACCGTCACTCTCCAAACTGGTACCACCAGCTCGAGTTACTCCCTCGTTCTTCCGACAGCGGTTGGTACGACAGGGCAGTGTCTCAGCACCACAGTAGCTGGGTCTACCAGTACGCTAGGTTGGAGTGGTTGTGCACCAGCAACTGGTGGTGCCGGCTACATTCAGAACGCTACGACAACCCAAACGAGTGCCAACTTCAACATCCAGAGCACGGCTGTAGGCAGCGTTACAGCAGTCGTAAAGCAGCTTGGGTCACAGACTGCTGACCTACTTCAGTTCCAGAATAGTTCAGCTACCGCTACGATTAAAATTAATACAGATGGTAACCTGCTGGCTGGTGGTGTTGCCACGGCCACTACTGGTACCACTGAAGCCACTGCTCGTACCAACGTCACTGCCATTACCCTGACAACAGATGCCTTCAGTGTTAACGATGTCATCTTCTTCAACAACGCTGGTCAAGACTACTACACGAGGGTCACGGTAGATAATGCCAATGGTACCTATACAGTCTCCCCAGCTGTTTCATACGACGCATCTATTACGGTCACAAAGTACACAATCCAGAACATTGGTGCAACTACTACAGACTACACAACGCAGGGTAACCGTTTCTTCCAGGGCTACTTTACTGGCGGTGTCGTCACGGGTGCTGGTAGCACCATCTACTCAGACGGTGTCATCTCTGCCAGCCCAGGACTGACCATAAAGAACCCTAGCGACACGACAACGGCATTTCAGGTACAAAACGGCAGTGGCACAAATGTTCTCAATATTAATACCTCTGGTAATATCATCACTGTAGGGGCAGTGGATGCGACGGCGACAGTGTTGGTGCTGGATACCAAAAACACATCTGGCGATCCTACCTGTACAAATGGTGGTATGTACTATAACTCTAACGCCAACCAATTCCGTTTCTGCCAGAATGGTACGTGGGTTGGCATGCAAGCCGGTGTCGATGTGCAAGTATATTCGACCGTAGGCGCGAACACCTGGACGAAACCGAGTGGTGTTTCTGCTGTGCTGGTCATTATGTGCGGCGGCGGCGGCGGCGGTAGTGGTGGGCAAAACATCGGGCTTGCTGCTGGCGGTGGCGGTGGCGGTGGTGCGCATGTAGAGCGGATGTTTGTGGCTGCTGATTTGACCGCAACGGTGACCGCAACGGTCGGCAGTAGCGGTAGCGCAGGTACGGCGGGTAGTGGTGCCGGTGGTGCCGGTGGTGCCTCGACATTTGGTGGCTATGCTTTTGCTGGTGGGGGCACAGGTGGAAATACCTCGGGTGTCGGGGGTGGCGGAGGTAGTACAATTAGTGGCCAGACAGCAACATCCAATGCAGATGCTCTAGGGGGGCAAGGTGCTAGCAACGGCACCCCCGGATACAATGCTGAATATGGTGGTGGCGGCGGCGGCAATAAGGCAGGCGCAGGTGCAAACGGGGGTACTGGTGGGAGCGCTGGTTATGGTGCTGGCGGTGGCGGTGGCGGTACTACGTCTGGATTTGTCGGAGGGTCTGGCGGAAAGAGCGGTAGCTATACGGCTGGCGGCGGTGGTGCCGGTGGCACTAACGCTCCAGGTACAGCCGGTAGTACGGCCACGTCGGCCGCCTGTGGAAGTGGCGGTGGCGGCGGCAGTAGCAATGGCAATGCAGGCGGTGCAGGCGGTGCGGGCGGTGGCGGTGGCGGTGGCGGTGGTGCGCACAGCTATGGCGCGGGCGGTGCAGGCGGTGCAGGCGGTGTCGGTAAGATATGGGTCATCAGCTGGTAG
- a CDS encoding PIN domain-containing protein, whose protein sequence is MTIYLDTNILIYLLEDNGSDSIRVADMLDCARAEGSAFVTSVLTLTEFMAGSAAVTTPLLEIPNMTFVAMDTTIALKAGELQRTHGLTIGDSIHVATAISLQANSFFTNDRELSRRLPKHIQPVGLQS, encoded by the coding sequence ATGACCATATATCTCGATACCAATATATTGATTTATCTTCTTGAGGATAATGGCTCAGACAGTATACGGGTGGCAGATATGCTGGATTGCGCACGCGCGGAGGGGAGTGCGTTTGTCACGTCTGTCCTGACATTGACTGAGTTTATGGCGGGGTCTGCTGCGGTTACGACTCCGTTGCTTGAAATCCCAAACATGACATTTGTTGCGATGGACACAACTATTGCGCTGAAGGCTGGTGAATTGCAACGCACTCACGGCTTAACAATAGGTGATTCGATACACGTGGCAACTGCGATTAGCCTGCAGGCAAACAGTTTTTTCACAAATGATAGGGAGCTTTCAAGGAGGCTTCCAAAGCACATACAGCCAGTAGGTCTGCAATCATAG
- a CDS encoding AbrB/MazE/SpoVT family DNA-binding domain-containing protein, translating to MKTVTLSSKNQIVIPSAVRARMSVQSGDRLVISSVTDTQVVLKKEPSFRQLIGTVPKRLGNPVVRIREIRDNWR from the coding sequence ATGAAAACAGTGACACTTTCAAGTAAAAATCAGATAGTTATCCCAAGCGCAGTCCGGGCTCGGATGTCCGTACAGAGCGGGGATAGGCTTGTTATTAGCAGCGTAACAGACACCCAAGTTGTTTTGAAAAAAGAGCCGTCGTTTCGTCAGCTCATCGGGACGGTGCCAAAACGATTGGGTAATCCGGTGGTGCGCATCCGCGAAATCCGTGATAATTGGCGATGA